GGCCAGTACAGGGTAATAGTTAAATCCATAACTGTAACACACAGACCATTTTCATGTCATTTAGAGGACGTATAGTAGACAGACTACCATATTTAGAGTCAGCAGTAACAAGGTCTGAATCCAAGTTCCTGTATTTTCTGGCTCTTGATGAATTGCTTTATCTCTGCAAGCCTCCGTTTCCCTTCCCTGAAACACAGGAACAGAAATTTCCATATAACAATACTGTATCCGAGGGTAAGAGGTGAGAGATTTTTGCAGTAGGAATTTAACTCTTGTTTCTGTTCCCAGGAACACCAGTGGAGGGAATCCAAGCCTGAATCCAAATATCCTTGTGTTGGGGACGACACTCGCACCAAAGAATGGAAGCAGTCTGACTACAACTCGTCCTGTGGAATACCTGATTCTGGGCTCCCTGATCATCATCATCGCCCTGGTTGGACTGGGAGGAAATGCAACTGTGATTTGGCTACTGGGCTTTCGCATGCGCAGAAATGGCTTCACTGTCTACATCATCAACCTAGCCATAGCTGATTTCCTCTTGCTCTGCTGTGTCATCACAGATCGCCTTCTTGCCATCAGTTTTTCCCATCTTTCCTCCAAACCCTTGAATATTATACAGTTACTGCAGTATGTGACGGTATTCCCATACATTGTGGGCCTGAGCATCCTCAGTGCAATTAGCACTGAGCGTTGCCTGTCCGTCCTGTGGCCCATATGGTACCGATGCCATCGCCCCAGAAAACTGTCAGTCATCATGTGTGCCCTGCTCTGGGCCGTGTGCCTGATACTGAGCATCTTGGAAGGAAGATGCTGTATCTCTTTTGTTCAAAACAGATTCATTCATCAGTGTAAGAATATCGATTTTATAATAACCTCCtggctgatttttttatttacgGTGCTCTTGGCATCCAACCTCACCCTTGTGGTCAGAGTCTTCTGTGGGTCACAACACATACAGCTGAGCAGGCTGTATGTGACCATTCTGCTCACCGTGTTGGTCTTCCTCCTCTGTGGTCTGCCCTTTGGCCTTTTCTGCTTCCTCATAAGCCAGACTTCGCATTCTTATTCTAAATATTTTGGCCATTTTTTCCTGGTTACAGCTGTCCTCTCCATTGTTAACAGTTGTGCCAACCCCATCATTTACTTTTTTGTTGGCTCCTTTCGGCAGCAGAAGAGGCAGCCCCTAAAGCTGGTTCTTGAGAGGGCTCTGCAGGGCACCCCTGAGGATGATGAATGAGCAGGAAGCCTGGGGTGGTGATGAAGAGCCTCTGCCCTGGTCAGTCTGTCAGGACTTTGAAAGTCCACACTGCCTTGTTGTACCTTACAGTATCTGCTCTTTGCTCATCTCCCTGTCACTGAATCAACCCAGGAACTCCTCACCATCTTTCAAAATACTCAATTTAATCTGACTTTTCTTGTTTGTCTTACAGAAGGAACAGTGAAGTAAGACCATTTCcatcattttttacattttaacatcATCCACACATTTCTCATCTTCCCCTGAAtgtttcttttgaaattatttttgaaatgggCAAAGGTATGAACAAGAGCTCtcaaagataaaatacaaatggcATTAGACATTTAAGAATGCTCAAAATCATTAACCATCAGGAAGTTAAAGAttaaaccacaatgaggtttcacatTATCCACTTAGAAAGGctatcattaaaaaatgaaaaacatactcGAAAGCATGTGAGAGGAAACTTATCATCGGCAGAATATAAACTAGCACAAGCATTATGGAAAATAGTCTTTAGACTTCGCAGAAATTTGCAATTTCATCTATGtctattgcagctcaattcactaTGGATATGAAGTCAACTCAGATACCCACCAATGgatgagtgaataaagaaaatgtgataaacATACACTATTTCATACCACTCacccataaaaagaatgaaatcttgggcccggcggcatggcctagctgctaaagtcctcgccttgaacttgccgggatcccatatgggtgccagttctaatcccagcagctccacttcccatccagctccctgcttg
The sequence above is a segment of the Ochotona princeps isolate mOchPri1 chromosome 4, mOchPri1.hap1, whole genome shotgun sequence genome. Coding sequences within it:
- the LOC101536361 gene encoding mas-related G-protein coupled receptor member X3-like, which codes for MTSTTEEMQLEIKSLQKLDKPHWVTSFEASSSRLLRIKRTEEFHLHHHQSSSAAKRRMEERNTSGGNPSLNPNILVLGTTLAPKNGSSLTTTRPVEYLILGSLIIIIALVGLGGNATVIWLLGFRMRRNGFTVYIINLAIADFLLLCCVITDRLLAISFSHLSSKPLNIIQLLQYVTVFPYIVGLSILSAISTERCLSVLWPIWYRCHRPRKLSVIMCALLWAVCLILSILEGRCCISFVQNRFIHQCKNIDFIITSWLIFLFTVLLASNLTLVVRVFCGSQHIQLSRLYVTILLTVLVFLLCGLPFGLFCFLISQTSHSYSKYFGHFFLVTAVLSIVNSCANPIIYFFVGSFRQQKRQPLKLVLERALQGTPEDDE